The Homalodisca vitripennis isolate AUS2020 chromosome 7, UT_GWSS_2.1, whole genome shotgun sequence DNA segment TTGTTGAAAACAATTATATCAACCTCTCTTATACAGTTCCCTATGATATTTGGTTCTTCCAAATACTGTGAACTATCttgaaagtataattaattaggtaataataattaatagggTGATTCAAATCCCACGCTTACAAATTAAGAATAGTATATTAAGCATTATTAAAATggcattttttacaattttgcacTGCTTTTTCCACCCATGACCAGAAGCTGCTGTCAtataaaccattttacaatatcTTGATTTGTTAACGTTTAAATGGCCATGATATGTAACTTTAAATTACGTAACAATGAAAACAATGCAAAGAAAAGAATTTTATGACCCCACAAAGGCAAAACAATTTCCACAATGAAACACACGATGATTGGTTTTCTTGAAGACATTAAATTCTGATCtccaaaaaaacaattttgttaactTTGTGTTATAATTGGAATGCCGTACAGTTGGGGATTAAAGGAGAATAAAAGTTAATACACAGTAAAAAACCTGTACGTTTTCCACTCCAATTGcgataaaaactattaaatcttgaaataataaacatttggcACTTTATACTTTACTAAAGTCGAAATAGACAAGGAAAGTGGTGACATGATTGCATGTTTTTTAAGTCTGTTGGTTTGGCCGagaaaattattgaaactaaCGAGTAACAAGTACATAATTTCTGCTCTTATTCAGAcaattgtaaaactttataattttaattttattagcttGAATCAGATTCAAAGAAAAAACTGATAAATtgatatgttaaaaaaagttgCTAACAATGTGTAGAAtagtttgataaattatatatttaataaataagttggTTTAGTGAACCATAAAACTTAACATAggacaacaaatatttaaaaaccatgtGTAAATTGGCAAAAccattaaacatttaatagtaaCAATAGCTGTTTGTAtggattttttcagtttttaaaatagctgctttaaataacaatacaaaaaataaattttaaatgtacgtaTTTGACAGGTTTTCTTTGGCAGTACCTATGGACCTCACTTTATACTGCAGGGTATTCCATACCTCCAGACCCCTACTTAATTTTTCTGTACACCACTGTTTTTAGACCACAATCCTCCCCTCACGATAATCTCAACTTTAGATCCCACTAATGAACATTTTCTGGAGCAGTCACTCAACTTGTGATGAGTAAGCGGAATATCTGAGGATAAGTAGGATTGTTCCACCATCGGATACTTGGTGTAGACTGACCTCATGGAGGAAACCTTAGCAGCTGCTTAACTTTTTTTCCCATGAAGAACTCTGTGTTGACCAATTTCAGATTTATTGgcctttatataaatattgcaagtCTATTTAAAATTGCCACAATCATTATCCATCAAATCTGACTGGTAATTGTAGACTTATCCTTCCTAACCTTTTCAGCAATTTCTCTTTTGAAGGATCAAAAgcctaaaaaaaaatactaactggTTATAGATTAAGAGATTTACATTGATATCTGTCTTTTCTGAAAATGCAATGAAGAGTTTTGGGGATACCAACGTAAAAGGTCTTACGAGTTCAGtgtatttcagaaaataaaaagatGTGAAAAATAAGCTTGTGGCTCATCGAGGAGAATAATTTGAAGGAGCCTGGGTTAGTGTTATAGTAGAGTTATTGGCCTTCAGACCACAGCGAAGGTCAGATAGTTTCTATAAAATCCTCATGCATTTTAAGAATGGAATGCATTATTGGTAATTGGTAGTGTAATCAGTTTATGTATAAACCTACAGGTTACCTATTTTGGGTGAACCTATTCCTCTTTCCCTCAAATTGTTTGGCTGCAACCATGAcagtttaagtttaagtttggAGTGATCTTGACCCTTTGAATGTCAAAGAACAGTTGCACAACCTCTGAGGAACAAAATTGCACCGTTACGTCTAACTGATAATTCCGCATAACTGTTCCGTCTCGAACCTGGGTGTGAATTGCAGGTGTCACACAAGCACATTCAACTTTACTGTCACTAACAAGTATTGGGCTTAAGTCTCTTTGTTTCAtattgaggtttttaaattttgtgtatctCTTATAGAATACAACTTGCAGTCATATATTTGTGACTATTTTGAACGTGATCATATATTTCAATATGGTAAGTAAGTTAGTAATCTTGAGTACAATAAGTAGTCATAGAGTCAGTCTGATAGctagaaaatatgttatatttttcatctatgttcattatttctatctaaaaatatgaaaagggtATGGAATTTTATTGATATGTCGGAAAAATAAACTTGAGGAATTGGTATTGACtgcacaatatttattttgatttaatatcacAGTCAAACTCTCAGAAAAAGCAATCAGTAACAAAATCagtttaataaatgtaagaaTAATAATTGGATGCTATTAAATCCAAAGAATTACTTCCTATTCATAGAATGTATAGTATATAAcacttcaaaatataaaagataGTTAAGAAGCTGCCTGCTAAAggtgattttgaaaaaaatataatatttgtcctAATTTAGTTGAAAATACTACAATTACATTTGTGAACATTACTCTTTGTgcatgataaatatattttattgttctcatttcaaaacaaatttattttgaggtatttgtaaaatgttagaagtataatattcatattatgttGAAACTTTACTATATAATGTCCTAAAGTATgcataaattttgtattttactatttttaactgtCAGAATTTTGGAAGGCCTAAGTTTACTATGTTCAGATTCCccatggaattaattataattttatataaaaccaatatgtaaaatatttttgaaaacataagTTGTATAGATgttattgtaaactatttatagTGAACATTTAGTTAACATTGCAAAAGCTATTTTGATACTTTCTTCCAGACAAAAGCAGATTACGAATTTTGTTGcgtttaaagatataaaaaataaaaaactgtacaaacatgaaaaatatatattaacattttaaaacattaaatttgcaaaCATAGTTTTGTCAAAATCAAATGATCTGtaagaaaaatgttcaaaattgtatatatatatatatatatatatgtgatttTGACTGTTTACAGTGAAATTAAAATCCAACCATTTATAACTATTTCTATAGCAATTTTTAGTGAGATATaacttctacacataacgtagctatagtgtgaagggttgattcaatatcaatgttgagtttagctccagttcatcttcctcttatagtataggagctagcaacgttttcgagagagaatttcaggtcagctgaaattttgatatgctgtctttcttgctctttcggttggagtccgggctatctggctggcggtagtggttgcgtttattaatgtgcatcttacctgcacaggtaaaaatcctggagcgcttcggcaaatgaACAAcgtggcgtcagtctaaagtcacatgtttgttttgtgtttgtgttatttgtgatgtttatttattaatttcgctacaatcgccagtggtaaagtgaaatgtgtttctgtaaaggacataaagataaaatcattcttttcatggttgataaactgaagaagtgccaggaagttttgaatatacgtttaaaatataaattaaagtaccgtGACATTGAACTGCCTACTGACATAAATGAGACAGGTggttggagagagacagtttgaagtgcttttttaattacagaaacacatttcattttaccactggcgattgttgcgaaattaataaataaacatcacaaataacacaaacacaaaacaaacatgtgactttagactgacgccatattgttcatttgccgaagcgctccaggatttttacctgtgcaggtaagatgcgcattaataaacgcaaccactaccgccagccagacagcccggactccaaccgaaagagcaagaaagacaacatatcaaaatttcagctgacctgaaattcttgttttagaaacgttgctagctcccgtactattagtgcagcatctgaaatctgatactgtcacagatttgactcctggaatttggagtcatgttcgccttaagagatccaaaaaaagtcagcGATGACGAAGCTCAAAATGACCTCTTTGCATCTTTTTAACATCAAAggcacaaaataaaaagtaatcttcCTCTtcctccagattccaggagtcaaatctgtgacagtatcagatttcagatgctgcactaagaggaaggtgaactggagctaaactcaacatttacacaAGATATagcttgttatatttaatttatgaaatatggTAATTTTATGAGTATTATTGAAGCTTtctggaaattaatattttttaaccaataacatgaaatttggaaaacatttaaacattagggtaaaaaaaatagaaatacctGATTATAGGTAAGTATTTGCtgacattaaaaaatgttgtcaaaattAACTCAGTTGTTTAGTAATGGCTGATACACTATgcacatacaaaaaattaaaacagacattTTTTTAGAAGCCTTTGAACTGGAGAATTCTACAAATGAGTTTAATATTTCCATGGaatattataattctattttGTTTACCAATTTACGAACAGAATAGTTTCTTATGGACTATAAGAAAATTTGTAGGGTATGGATTTTTGGAtgtttgaaattaacatttttattcccacaaatatttaaagtggaattaaataaatatttgttgtacacagtttttccattaataaaattaccctcacttaattattttgtaatactataatattttcttgtctataaatatatcaacatacatttttaattaacccctcttaatatttttttcagtctGTTCTACTGAAGATTGTGCGTCTAAGTTTGATTATTCTGGTGACATCGTTACTAACCACCCAACAGATCATGGAGTCATCGAACAACTCATCAGACATCACGAGGGTGGCATCTAGAAGAAAAAGGTTCATCATTTTTCCAAGAGGCAGCTCATTACAGGTACCTTCCAATCCAAAATAACTGATTTCAAAGTTTGTTACTCGTTAAAGAAATGTTAAACTAATTGCAAATTATTTCCAGTTGGTGTACTGCTTCTTGACCACTGCATACGGAACCCCAGGGGGTCTCTTTACCATCGGCATTACTCTTGGTCTTGCATGGGAAATTCCTCAGGATCCTCGGCCTTACATCGCTAACGTCTCCGCGTCTTACATCCAGCGTAGGCACAGGAGGGATCTTTATCCCAACGTTGAAACGTTTTTGGA contains these protein-coding regions:
- the LOC124366661 gene encoding uncharacterized protein LOC124366661; this encodes MESSNNSSDITRVASRRKRFIIFPRGSSLQLVYCFLTTAYGTPGGLFTIGITLGLAWEIPQDPRPYIANVSASYIQRRHRRDLYPNVETFLDKYGVEGRACILRAICEARQHSRGNGSFIEEIFNTIFSFPFLEHAIEDSSSVYDEAHQGDSCSEYKAACPTSILDLDFTGTTDAMKSSRDIT